A portion of the Halodesulfovibrio aestuarii DSM 17919 = ATCC 29578 genome contains these proteins:
- a CDS encoding HAD family hydrolase: protein MNFTPELLDDMFPNGLGGLIFDCDGVMFDTRACNIGYYNQVLDVLGMPPLTKEQEDVAHYSSVMGFYEAIVPKEKHPLIPAAQKQVSYIKTVLPLMTPETGLYELLETAVELGIKLAVFTNRSDTMEMVLEQHNMDSFFYPVMTAAKVECKPHPEGALEIMKVWNESSDRVVFIGDSIVDEEAAKRAGISFWAYKNATLRGIHIDDFATVKQTLVDWCNGSR, encoded by the coding sequence ATGAATTTTACGCCAGAATTATTAGACGACATGTTTCCTAACGGGCTTGGTGGTCTTATATTCGATTGTGATGGAGTGATGTTTGACACACGCGCCTGTAATATTGGATACTATAATCAGGTACTTGATGTATTAGGCATGCCTCCGTTGACCAAAGAACAGGAAGATGTGGCGCATTATTCCTCTGTGATGGGGTTTTACGAAGCAATTGTGCCGAAAGAGAAACATCCTCTTATTCCAGCGGCACAGAAGCAAGTTAGTTATATCAAGACTGTATTGCCGCTTATGACACCGGAAACAGGGCTGTATGAGTTGTTGGAAACAGCTGTAGAGTTAGGTATCAAACTTGCGGTGTTTACAAACCGTTCTGACACGATGGAAATGGTGTTGGAACAGCATAATATGGATAGTTTTTTCTATCCTGTGATGACTGCAGCCAAGGTAGAATGCAAACCGCATCCTGAGGGGGCACTTGAAATTATGAAAGTGTGGAACGAATCTTCAGATAGAGTTGTGTTTATTGGCGACAGTATTGTTGACGAAGAAGCGGCTAAACGGGCTGGGATTTCCTTTTGGGCCTATAAAAACGCAACGTTACGAGGCATTCATATCGACGATTTTGCTACGGTTAAGCAGACTCTTGTTGATTGGTGTAACGGCTCCAGATAA
- a CDS encoding rhodanese-like domain-containing protein, producing the protein MERIVIISSGLAGAKTAARIKRQAPSAEVNLLVPIEVEEGSKEGIFGKCNPMAHVSSVLLDAKQISVLPMASMELDFENKTVHASSPQGCIPIRYTKLIMEIDAAPRLPRAIRGAQNVIPWPLEQAGLVDEWLESYDPKTAVVYGGAHAMSLIDPLLKAGVSVTWARSECSEFDPEFWHIVSNKVESGAEGKVRVVPMTETAVMPELNAEGDVRALACGSEVVEGDVFFWADTPRAVHPIVAEQGVDLDPSGFIAVNEDFSCGLEDVYLFGSAVAAKRAEVTGKSNAPFEASSVGSLITHGRVLSSVALEQPVTWNGSCASSRYQAADCAAFRTGLTQKEAVEAGYEPEFVIFNATPVLAGINAKAVVKLVCDKASGIVLGAQACGALDAGWIDGVAAGTAVALASNMTVQTLSCVDMVAGGMMLNKAASMLSNKLEERIFGITPDELIASREAGAKFFVLDLRDQIAWRAGHIEDAYNIPFTQLKKRLQDEVPRFTPLVIVSHDSDIPYSIACYLYGLGATSLYVLDGGMELWPYDLVVG; encoded by the coding sequence ATGGAACGTATTGTCATTATCAGTTCAGGTCTTGCAGGTGCAAAGACCGCAGCGCGGATTAAAAGGCAGGCTCCGTCTGCTGAAGTAAATCTACTTGTTCCTATTGAAGTTGAAGAAGGTTCCAAAGAGGGGATATTCGGAAAATGCAACCCAATGGCACATGTTTCTTCTGTTTTGCTTGATGCTAAACAGATCAGTGTGCTTCCAATGGCCTCAATGGAGTTGGATTTCGAAAATAAAACTGTTCACGCTTCTTCTCCGCAAGGCTGTATTCCTATTCGCTATACAAAGTTGATTATGGAAATTGATGCGGCACCAAGATTGCCTCGCGCTATTCGTGGCGCACAGAATGTAATTCCTTGGCCGCTTGAGCAAGCGGGCCTTGTTGATGAATGGCTGGAAAGTTACGATCCGAAGACAGCCGTTGTATATGGCGGTGCTCATGCTATGTCCCTTATTGATCCGCTTCTCAAAGCCGGAGTGTCTGTAACGTGGGCACGTTCAGAGTGTTCAGAGTTTGATCCGGAATTCTGGCATATCGTGAGCAACAAAGTTGAATCGGGTGCAGAAGGTAAGGTGCGTGTTGTTCCTATGACAGAAACAGCTGTGATGCCCGAATTAAATGCAGAGGGCGATGTCCGAGCATTAGCTTGTGGTTCTGAAGTTGTTGAAGGGGACGTATTCTTCTGGGCAGATACCCCTCGTGCTGTCCATCCTATCGTTGCAGAGCAGGGTGTTGACCTTGATCCTTCCGGTTTTATCGCAGTCAACGAAGATTTTTCTTGCGGACTTGAAGATGTTTATCTCTTCGGTTCAGCCGTTGCTGCAAAACGTGCAGAAGTAACGGGCAAATCCAATGCTCCTTTTGAAGCAAGCTCTGTGGGGTCTCTTATTACTCACGGACGGGTGTTAAGCTCTGTTGCTTTGGAACAGCCGGTAACATGGAACGGTAGTTGTGCCTCTTCCCGTTATCAGGCAGCAGATTGTGCTGCTTTCCGTACAGGACTTACCCAAAAAGAAGCTGTAGAAGCCGGATACGAACCTGAATTTGTAATCTTTAATGCTACTCCTGTTTTGGCTGGTATTAACGCTAAAGCTGTTGTTAAACTTGTATGTGACAAGGCAAGCGGCATTGTGCTCGGTGCACAGGCATGCGGTGCGCTTGATGCCGGATGGATTGATGGGGTAGCTGCTGGTACAGCGGTTGCTCTTGCCAGCAATATGACCGTACAGACATTGTCCTGTGTTGACATGGTCGCAGGTGGTATGATGTTGAATAAAGCTGCTTCAATGCTTTCAAACAAGCTTGAAGAGCGAATTTTCGGTATTACCCCTGATGAACTGATTGCTTCGCGTGAAGCGGGGGCAAAGTTCTTTGTCTTGGATCTGCGAGACCAGATTGCATGGCGCGCCGGGCATATTGAAGACGCATACAATATTCCGTTCACTCAGCTTAAAAAGCGTTTGCAGGATGAAGTGCCGCGCTTTACTCCGTTGGTAATTGTAAGCCATGACTCAGATATTCCATACTCTATTGCCTGCTATCTTTATGGGCTCGGTGCAACAAGCCTTTACGTGCTTGATGGCGGAATGGAGTTGTGGCCGTACGACCTTGTTGTAGGTTAG
- a CDS encoding YggT family protein yields the protein MEIFAMNFVVGIAEVLNAILSIYFWVVIISALLSWVNPDPYNPIVRILRNLTEPAFYRIRKWLPFTYFNGLDLSPVVLLLAIQFAQIFVIRSMYQLAGAIH from the coding sequence ATGGAGATTTTTGCCATGAATTTTGTAGTAGGGATTGCTGAAGTTCTAAACGCAATCTTAAGCATATATTTTTGGGTCGTTATTATTTCTGCACTTCTTTCATGGGTCAATCCTGATCCGTATAACCCGATTGTGCGCATACTAAGAAATCTTACAGAACCGGCATTTTACCGCATTCGTAAGTGGTTGCCGTTTACGTATTTCAACGGGCTAGATCTATCTCCCGTTGTATTGCTGCTTGCAATTCAGTTTGCACAGATTTTTGTTATCCGTTCCATGTACCAACTTGCCGGAGCTATTCACTAG